From Sphingobacteriales bacterium:
TGGGACAACAACGGTGTATGGGACAACAGCGAACTGCTTGCTACCTATAATAGTGTATTACCAGCCACTGTAATTACCGATAATATCACCATGCCCTGCACAGCAGTAACGGGGTTCCACAGAATCAGAATTGTCATTGATGGAAACGGGTATTCCACTACCACCTGCGGCACCAATTCGCTTGGAGAAGCAGAGGATTATCTTTTCTATCTTGCTCCTGAAGACACACCAAAAGTCAGCTTCACCCTCTTTGATCCGCTTAACTATGTCGGAGGACGTACAGCATTTGTTCCGAAGTCAAATATCGGAGGTATCATTAAATATGTATGGGATTTCGACAACAATGGTGTATGGGACGATACCACCAGTGGAGAAGCCGGGTTTAAATATACCAGTGCAGGATTGAAAACTGTTAAAGTTAAAGGTATTCTGGAAAAATGTGACAATACCAGCATAGTAGGACCGGTATTCAGCGATACCTTTACTGTTTATACCCCACCTTCCAAACCAATTGTCAATTTCATTTCGAGCGCAAATACAGTTACCACCGCCATTCCGGTAAAATTTACGGATTTAACCCAATATGGTCCCTACAAATGGAAATGGACAATATTGCCCAAAAAAGCATCCAATGGCAATGACGCATATACCATTTCTTCAGATACCGTGAAAGAGCCAACCGTTCAGTTCCACGAAATCGGGGAATATGATGTAAAACTGGTAGCCACCAATATACTTGGTTCCGACTCGGTGATGAAAACAAAATATATTGTGGTCGTAAAAGAAAACATCATCTGCACCGATAAAAATTCAAATGCCAGAAATGGTTATCTGTACGATCAGGGAGGAAAATATGGGAACTATCCTGAAAATCAGTCCACTCAGGTATATGAAACCTGTGGATTTTTGATCAAACCCAAATGTGCCGCTTCAGTCACAGCTGACTTCCTTGATTTTGATGTATGTATTTACAACAGTACAGGATGTACGCAACTCACAGCAGGAGATAATGTCAGAGTGTATGACGGGAAAGACAACAATGCTCCTCAGCTGCATCTGGGGCCAAAAGACATTTTAGGCAATCCGATGTTTCCCGATGGATTCCAGAACGGGCCAGGAAATGTAGAGCGTGTCATTCCAAGTGTTACAGCTACCTCAGGTGTGATGTACATCGAGTTCAACAGAAACTGCGGTGGAGTTGGTCGTGGATTTGAAATCTTCTGGTCAACACAAACCCTGAATGTAACTCCTCCAAAAGCAGTCATAGCCGGGCCGACCTCTAACGTTTACAGGCTCAGAACCATTAAATATGGAAGTTTATCCACCGGAGTTGATCTGGAATATTTCTGGGATCTGAACGGTGACGGCTACAACGACTCCTATGATTCAGCAGCCACCTGGGTTTACACCACTACAGGCTCTTACAAAGTTCGTCTGGTGGTCCGCAGCTGCGATTATTTCGACACTGCTTACCTCAATATCACCGTCATCAATCCAACTGTAAAACCATCTGTCAATTTCGAAGCCGATTATGTCAGGGTTACCAGAGAAGATGCAGTTAACTTAATCAATAAATCAGACCTTACTATTTATTCAAATGAATGGTTTATCAGCCCTGCCAATTTCGTATATCTCGATGGAACAGGTATGAACTCAGAAGACATCAAGGTGCGTTTCACCAAGACAGGAAAATACACCGTAAAACTTAAAGCTTACAATGCAGTAGGTTTTGACTCTGCGGTTAAAGTAGATTACATCACAGTTTATGATAACTGCGTACCGGGTGTTGCCAATCTCAGCACAGATATAGGCATGTCAAAAGTTGAACTCTACGACATTGGCGAAAATGAGCTGATTTCAAGGTCAAGCAGTATTGGTGTTACGAGCTATAGCGATTACAGCAAGACAGATTTTGCCACATTGTATGCCACCGGAAAATATACCATAGACCTTACCCGAAACACTTCCTTTAACAGTATAACATGGACAGTGTTTATTGATTACAATCAGGACGGCCAATATGACAACTCAGAAATAGTTGCCGAAGCCAAAAACTTCAATGGTGACAACTGGAGTACTCAGTTCACCATTCCAAGTCCAAATTCCAAGGTATTCACCGGCCTGACCAAAATGAGAGTGGTAGCCAATGCAGGTATCCTTGCCAATAAAGGATGCGGACCAAACTATACCGGAGAATTTGAAGACTATGGTATCGAAATCAAACTTGATAATGTAAAACCGTATATTATTTTATATGGTAAAGATTCCTCAGTGGTCAGCAGTCCTGACACCACCATCCTTAACAGCTGCGGAACATGGGTAGATCCGGGGTATAAAGGCTGGGATGATGTCAGCGGTGATATTACCAACAAGGTCATCGTAACGGGTGTCAGCGGAATCAACCCCTATCAGGGCGGCTATTATCCTTTGACCTATAAAGTAACAGACAACTCAGGAAATCAGTCAGATATTGCCACAAGGGTTGTTCATGTGCTTCCCGATATTATTAATCCTACTATTACCCTTAAAGGAAATAATCCTGATTCCGTAAAAGTTTTTGGTTCATGGACAGATCCGGGTTATACCCCGACAGACGACTGCTCTGGTATCAAATCACATGGTTCGAGCGGAGCTGTTGATGTCATGCATGTCGGAGAATATACCATCACCTATACAGCTACCGATAATGCTAATAACGTAGCCACGGTTACCAGAAAAGTAGTTGTTTATGATGCAGACGCCCCGACCATCACACTAAATGGCAACGATACTTTATATCTTGAAGTAGGAACTGCTTTTGTAGATCCGGGCGTAACCATTGTTGACAATTACTACACCAACCTGACAGCAAGCGTGAAAGGTAGTGTAAATGAAATGTTATTAGGCACTTACTTCCTCACCTACTGTGTAACAGATTCATCAGGAAACGGACCTGTTTGTGTGGACCGCATCGTCATTGTCAGAGATACTGAAGCACCAAAAATCAGCTTCAAAAATTCCTTGATTGAAGTGGACGTATTTAAACCCTTTACCGTTCCTGAACCAGATAAATCCGACAACTACTGGCCTGCAGATAAGATTATTGTCACCCAAACCGGCAACGTAAATACCTTTGTCCTTGGTGACTATGTTCTGACATTCAAAGCCACAGACGCATCAGGAAATCAATCCGCTCCGGTTCAGATTACAGTCAGGGTGGTTGACCGTGTTGCACCTTCCATCGAAATGAATGGCAGTACCATGATGGTAGTCGGCAGATGGTCAGATTTCAAAGATCCGGGAGTAGTGGTAAAAGACAACTATTATCCAAAAGATCAGCTTACGATGCAACCAAATACAGGTACATTTATCAACACCCTGCAAACCGGCTTATTCAACATTACCTATCAGGTATGTGATCCCTCAAACAACTGCTCGGATGTCCTTTCACGTTTCGTTCTCGTCATTGAAGATGAACATTCCATTTCAATTGATGAAATGCTGAGTGAAAAGAACTTCCGTGTATTCCCCAATCCTGCAAGTGATCAGGTAAACATTCAGCTCAGCCTGCCGGCTTATATCAGGGCCAGCATCAGCATTTACAATACACTCGGAGAAAAAGTAATGGAAGTAGCTGATGGCATGATGATGAATGAGACCTACCAGGTAGGCGTGGATCATCTGTGTGATGGCATTTATTATGTCAGGTTAAACATTGGTAATGAGCAGTTTAACTACAAATTTGTTATTGTAAGATAAAAACCATACGAATTTTTTAAAAAAAGCTGTCCGAATTAACGGGCAGCTTTTTTTTTAAAAAAAAATTTGCAGGGAAGTATATCTGATTTTTTTGTATATTTGCCAAGTGTAAGTTAGTAGCTTTTTAAAAAAGCTAAATGATTTTAGTAAACTATTAAACGCAAGAATATGGTTAATTTCATTACAAAAAGAGTTGTATTAAGCATGGTAGTATTGATAAGTTCAGTACCCTTTCTGTTCGGTCAGGCCTTAAACGGTAATTATGTGATTGGAACAGGAGGAAACTATGCAACAGTTGCTGCAGCAGTAACAGCCCTGAATTCAAATGGTGTCAGCGGGCCTGTTGTATTCAATATTAAAAACGGCACATATACCGGACGAATTACCATCAATCAGATAACCGGGGCCAGTGCTACCAATACCATTACCTTCAGGGGAGAAAGCAGAACAGGTACTATCCTGACCTATTCCGGCAGCTCAGGGACCGACCGTGCAACAGTTGTGCTGAATGGAACCGACTACATCAGGTTTAAAAACCTGACCATTCAAAGCACTGGTGCCACCTATGCCATGGCGGTCTGGGCATACAATACTGCCAATTATAACATTTTTGACAGCTGTAACATGATAGTCCCCATCAGTACCAGCTCTTCCTATACCATTGTTTTTCATGCCTGCAATTCCGAAAGCGGAACCACCACCGGCAACAGTGCCAACTATACCACTGTTTCCAACTGTCTGCTCAGCGGTGGTTATTATGGTTCAGTATTTTACGGTTCCGGCACGACCTCATGGTGTTATGGCAACATAATTCGCAACTGTACCTATACCAACCAGTATTATTCAGCCATGTACAACTATTACCAAAGCGATATGCAGATTTTATATAACCGCATTTCAGGATTTGGTTATGCCTCTGCTTACGGGGTATTCCACTATTACAATACAAAAAGCACCATTCACGGAAATATTTTAACAAGAGCCGGCAGTTATGGTTTTTATATGTATTATGAAAACAATTATGCCACATCCAATACCTCTTACTTCCTCAACAACATGATCAGCGATTTCCAGCAAACTGCAACCAATGTAGGTGTTTATGCCTATTATAACCGAAATGTTTATTATTATCACAATAGTATAGCTGTAAACGGATCGACCGGAAACTCATATTCAGCAAGTGCGATGTATTTCTATTATCCCTATAGCTGTACAATTAAAAACAACATCTTATCATCTTCCTATCCCAATGGAAATATGTTGTTGTCTCTTTATTATTCACAGTCCAGCTATCCCAGTACAGTGGATTATAATGACTATTATGCCCCCAACCATAGCAGCAGCGCATATCGGTTTTATGGATATACTACCTATTATACCACCCTTACCAACTGGAAAACATTTACCAACGGAATCAACTCAAACCATGATGTTAATTCATGGGAAGATGTTAATCCAGGATTTTATTCAGTATCCGACCTGCATATTGCACCTACTACCATTATGACCGCTCCGGTTGTTCTGCCAACCGCCTATAATTTTGATGTGGACGGAGAAGCCCGCCCATCTTCTGGTACTACCATGATTGGTGCTGACCTGGTTCCAAGCGTAGATGTGGACATTACTTCACTTTCCCCGGCTATTATCGTATTGGGGAACAACGATGTCAAGATTCAGGTTCAAAACAGAGGATTGTCCACTGTTCCGGCCAATTCCACCCTTACCTTCCGCTACCGCGTTGACGGAGGAAGCTGGAATTCAGAAAATTACACTCTTACTTCCGATTTCAAAACCGGAAATACCATCAGCTCTACTTTCAGTACCAAATGGAATGTTACAGTGGACAAAGGTTACCGCCTTACCGCTGAGATTTATCCTCAATATACCGGAGATGTTGATGCTGTTGACTCGGTTACACAAATCGTTTACGTTGGAATGGGAGGAAATTATACCATAAATCCGACAGGTTCAGGAAGTACAAACTTTACCTCTTTCACCAATGCCGTTAATGCTCTTATCGCACGTGGAGTGGCAGCTCCGGTAATTTTCAACGTTGCAAAAGCCACCTTCAACGAACGGGTGGTTATTCCTTCCATATTAGGTGCCAGCGCCACCAATACAATCTCTTTCCTGGGTGCAGGTGTTGACAGTACAATATTGGTATCAACCGGTTCATCTACTTCCGACTGGATAACACTTTTACTGAACGGAGCCGATTATCTCTATTTCAGAGACATGACCATCCGTAACCTCGGCAGCAGCTATGGCATTGCCGTATTTCTGACCAATGCTGCCGATTACAATACCTTTAAAAATGTGAAGATGACTGTTCCGATTTCCACTTCTTCATCAAATGCTGTTTTAGTAGCATCAGGATCAACTACTTCTGTCGGAAGTTCCGGAAATACTGCCAATTACAACTGGTTCGACAGTTGTGTGATGTCTGGTGGTTATTACGGGATTCGCTTCTACGGTTCAGGAAGCACTTCCCTTGTGTATGGCAATAAATTTACCAACAACTGGGTGAAAGATGTTTACTACTATGCATGGTATATGTATTATTGCGGAAAATCACTTTACAGGTTCAACAAAACAAGCAACTGGAATACAGCAGGTAACCCGAATTACGCCATGATGATTTATTACGGCCGCGGAGATGTCATTGACGGGAACCAGGTGTATGGAGCAGGCATTTACGGCATGTATGTCTATTATCAGAATTACTATTACCAGACCGATACTTCATGGATTGTCAATAATATGCTGGGCAATTTCGGCTATTCCTACAACTATGGTTTAAATCTTTATTACGGATACAATGTGAATGTCTATCACAATACTATTCACATCAACCATACCTATACTTCATCAACAAGCTATGCCGCTGCTTATCTTTACAATGATTATTACTGCAATGTAAAAAACAACATTTTCATGAGTACCTCCACCGGAGGGCCGGTCATTTACTTGAATTCTGGTTCATGGGCAAACAATTCCATTGATTACAATGACTACTGGGTTCCTAATCACACCAATTTTGTATATTGGGGAGGAACAATCTATACCTCATTTAATGCATGGAAAACGGGAGTACCCACACAAAATGCCAATTCATGGAACTTAAATCCATATCTGGTCTCTGCATCAGACCTGCATTTGTCAACGAGTTCACCCATCATGCTGGCACCAGCTATCAATATTCCTTATGATTATCTTAGCCATGATGTTGACAATGAGGCAAGGCCAACCAGCGGTAATACTTTTATCAGTGCAGATATGCCACCACCCATGACATTTGACTCCATAGCCGTATATGCCATTAACCATCCTACTGTATTTCACGGACAAAACAATGCAAAAATGATACGTGCCCGCATACATTTCAAGGGATTTGCACAACCCCTTTCCCTGACGGAAATGTATTTCAGCACAACCGGATGCACTGATGTCAAAGACCTTGCTGCCATCCATTTCTATTCTCAGGATGGTACTCCGCTGCCGGCAGCCTATTTGCTCGACAGCAAAAACAAACCTTCCGGAAAAATAACACTGACATTTCCAACAAATACTACTGTTGCTGATATACAGAGCGTTTACGTTTCTTATGATATCGACAGGTTTGCTACTGCCGGCAATAAAGTAGCCGTTACTTTTGACTCGGCTGTAGTCGATGGCATTATGCGTTATACTTCAAATAATTCAGCAGGATATGCCACCATTGTACATCCTTCTAATTTTGACGGCTATTGTGATGTCATCAGAACGAATAACGGGAATTATGCGATAGGTATCAAGCGCTTACGTTTCAGTACCATTGATAACTTCACTGGTATTCTGGCTGCCGGGAATCCGCCCAACAATTCAGCCGTTCAATTCTATCCTTCCGTCATTCCGACTCTTTACAAAAAGAAAACCTATACCTATTATATTAATCACGGAGAACTGAATGCACAATCGGTCAATATCTATTTCGACCTGAACAATGACGCCTATTTCTCTCCGTCAGAACTTGTAAAATCACATTTAAACAAAGCAGAAGCCTCCGTTACTTTCGACAGTATCACCATAACCTGTGATGTTCCTTCCGGATATCATCGTGTCAGATTATCAGCAGATTATGGGGCCTATTCACCCCAGGGTTGCGGAACAACCACTTATGGCGAAGTGGAAGACTATCTGCTTTACATTGCAGATGATGAAAAACCGGTTGCCTCCTTTACCCATCCTGATACCGCTTATGTCTATGGACTGGTTCAATTCCAACCATCCACGCATAATGACGGAGACATTATTTACCTGTGGGATTTCAACAGCGATAATACCATAGATGACACGACAACCAAGACTGCACAATATGTATTTACTTCGACAGGTACAAAAGCCATCACCCTGAAAGCTGTATTAAGAGGATGTACCGATACCCTGATTTCAAATCCTGTGGTATCTACCATACAGGTTGTCAATCCGGTAGGACTTCCGAAAGTCAATTTCCTGACCAATCTGAATACAGTAACCCCCGGAATGGCAGTCAAGTTCTTTGATCTGACCACCAATGGCCCGTACATCTGGAAATATACCATCACACCCGATACAGTTTTAGGTGTCCCTGCCTTTACTTTTTATCCTTCAAATAATGTCAGAGAGCCACAGGTCGTGTTCCATCAGCCGGGACTCTACACCGTTAAATTAGTTGCCACCAATGTTAACGGTTCCGACTCAATCATCAAAACCGACTATATTGAAGTAGTCAAAGAACTCAAGGTATGCGTGGATCAAATGTCAACGCTGAAAACAGGTTATCTGCTCGATGAAGGCGGACGTAACAACTATACCAATCCTCCGTTCAACGGCAATGAACGCACCTGCGGATTCCTTATTTATCCGAAATGTGCTGCAACCATCACCTTTGATTTCATTGACTTTGACGTCAACAGCATGATTATCGGTACCTGTACCAACCTGCCTCCTGACGGCTTAAGGATTTATGATGGATTTGACAATAAAGGTATTCCTCTTCACAAACAATTTACCAACAGCAATGGGGATACCTTATATCCCTTTGGATTTACAAACGGACAAGGAAACGTCAATCAGGGGCTTCCACCCAGTGTGATGGCCAAATCAGGAGCTATGTATGTGGAATGGTATGTCAACTGTGGTGCTGTCAATCAGGGATTTGAAGCCAAATGGAGTACTACTCTGATTAATTCCACAAAACCAACGGCTGATTTTAAAATGCCGGATACTGCCTATGTTGATCAGGAAGTATTCTTTACCAACACTTCTTCAGGCTATCAGCTTGAATATGAATGGGATCTCGATGGTGATGGCTGGGGCGATACTTTTGTAATGAACCCAAGTTATACATACACATCACCTCAGGTGGTCAACATCAGGCTGATTGTCAACAGTTGCGACCTCTACGATACCATCATCAAAAAACTGACTATCCTGATGCCTTCCGCAAAACCAGTCGTTAATTTTGAAGCCGATTACACAAAAGTAACAGAGAAAGACGAAGTTACTTTATTTGATAAGTCAGATAAAACCGTTCACACATGGAATTGGATTATCACCCCTAATACTTATACTTTAATTGAAGGTAATCTCCAGACAAAAAATCTTAAACTGAGATTTGACAATACCGGAAAATATACCGTTAAATTAATTGCCACCAACGCAAAAGGAACCGATTCACTCACAAAAACTGACTACATTACCGTTTATGAACCATGTGAACCCCTGGTAGCCATGCTGAATTCAGACATCGGAATTTCACTCGTTGAGCTTAAAAATGTCAAAGGGACCACACTCTTCAGCCAGAGTTCCGACATCGGTAAGAAAGCTTATACCGATTATACCAACCTACATAAGGTTCATGTGGCAAAAGGCGGAAAATACATGATGACCATAGCCAGAAATACCAATTTTAACAACCAGACAACCTCAGTCTTCCTCGATCTGAACCAGAACGGTTCCTTTAATGATGCCGGAGAAGAAGTTTATGTCATCACAAATTCTTCTTCTACCAGCTGGACATTCGACCTTCCGATCAAGAACAATTATCCGGAAGGACTTGTCAGAATGCGTATTGCTGCCAATGCCGGACAGCTTCCGAACAAAGGTTGCGGACCTAATGTCAGCGGTGAATTTGAAGATTATCTGCTGATTATCACCAAAGACTATAACAAACCGGTTATTACCCTCAAAGGTGGAAACAAAATCACCATGAATGCCTGCGACAACTACTCAGAACCCGGCTATGAGGCATGGGATGAAGAAACAGGTGATATTTCAAAGGATGTAGTTGTAACTGGTGTTATCAATTCCACTGTTGCCGGTACCTACTACAAAAAATATAACGTGATGGATCCGGCCGGAAACAAAGCTGATGAAGTTATCCGCGTAGTAGAAGTGCTTGCCGACATTATCAACCCAAAAGCAGTGTTGAAAGGCAAGAATCCTGATTCTGTGGAAGTTTACACCGTTTATACAGATATGGGATACACTCCTACCGACAATTGCTCAGGTGTGAAATCTCATAACCGTGTGGATCTGGTCAATACCAATATTGTCGGATGGCAGAAAATCCTCTATATTGTGGAAGACAATGCCGGAAATAAAGATACTACCATCAGAGATGTGTATGTCTATGATAAAAATGCCCCGACAATCGCACTGCTTGGCAAAGACACTATGGAAGTTGAAGTTAATTCCACTTTCAATGACCCGGGCACCCAGTACAGTGATGATTACGACACCAAACTTCAGGTGGTTGTTTCAGGAAAACTCGATCTGAC
This genomic window contains:
- a CDS encoding DUF5011 domain-containing protein, whose translation is MRRSFTILFVFLALAVNSLKAQQYCTAGAYTCDEYISKVELNTISNSTGCGLTSQQYSDYTNISTTLQTGTNYTCTVTNGYYYSGDYMDIWVDWNNDKDFDDAGEYIGSDAANPAKITVKVPASPPTYGNVRMRIRCRYYGSANACGIQTYGEVEDYTITIPSPKPMLFDKLTASHPDTNTCFISQTVVPILKATATTYNGSYYPLSVDTIWFSTNGTTDPADILNVKLFRNFGTPLKLSDTLGSPILAPNGTFYFVMPQGSKLLYGDNNLWLGYDIHYKAKAGNYIDCQLLAARINDTIRYAGTAGNPVGRKMIVHPKDYTGYCDLTRSSGLNYLIGLVRVLFEGIDYQSGVYLGTGSCVDFYTGYIPTVYKQQTYQITMQHAPFNQRMAKLYIDWDNNGVWDNSELLATYNSVLPATVITDNITMPCTAVTGFHRIRIVIDGNGYSTTTCGTNSLGEAEDYLFYLAPEDTPKVSFTLFDPLNYVGGRTAFVPKSNIGGIIKYVWDFDNNGVWDDTTSGEAGFKYTSAGLKTVKVKGILEKCDNTSIVGPVFSDTFTVYTPPSKPIVNFISSANTVTTAIPVKFTDLTQYGPYKWKWTILPKKASNGNDAYTISSDTVKEPTVQFHEIGEYDVKLVATNILGSDSVMKTKYIVVVKENIICTDKNSNARNGYLYDQGGKYGNYPENQSTQVYETCGFLIKPKCAASVTADFLDFDVCIYNSTGCTQLTAGDNVRVYDGKDNNAPQLHLGPKDILGNPMFPDGFQNGPGNVERVIPSVTATSGVMYIEFNRNCGGVGRGFEIFWSTQTLNVTPPKAVIAGPTSNVYRLRTIKYGSLSTGVDLEYFWDLNGDGYNDSYDSAATWVYTTTGSYKVRLVVRSCDYFDTAYLNITVINPTVKPSVNFEADYVRVTREDAVNLINKSDLTIYSNEWFISPANFVYLDGTGMNSEDIKVRFTKTGKYTVKLKAYNAVGFDSAVKVDYITVYDNCVPGVANLSTDIGMSKVELYDIGENELISRSSSIGVTSYSDYSKTDFATLYATGKYTIDLTRNTSFNSITWTVFIDYNQDGQYDNSEIVAEAKNFNGDNWSTQFTIPSPNSKVFTGLTKMRVVANAGILANKGCGPNYTGEFEDYGIEIKLDNVKPYIILYGKDSSVVSSPDTTILNSCGTWVDPGYKGWDDVSGDITNKVIVTGVSGINPYQGGYYPLTYKVTDNSGNQSDIATRVVHVLPDIINPTITLKGNNPDSVKVFGSWTDPGYTPTDDCSGIKSHGSSGAVDVMHVGEYTITYTATDNANNVATVTRKVVVYDADAPTITLNGNDTLYLEVGTAFVDPGVTIVDNYYTNLTASVKGSVNEMLLGTYFLTYCVTDSSGNGPVCVDRIVIVRDTEAPKISFKNSLIEVDVFKPFTVPEPDKSDNYWPADKIIVTQTGNVNTFVLGDYVLTFKATDASGNQSAPVQITVRVVDRVAPSIEMNGSTMMVVGRWSDFKDPGVVVKDNYYPKDQLTMQPNTGTFINTLQTGLFNITYQVCDPSNNCSDVLSRFVLVIEDEHSISIDEMLSEKNFRVFPNPASDQVNIQLSLPAYIRASISIYNTLGEKVMEVADGMMMNETYQVGVDHLCDGIYYVRLNIGNEQFNYKFVIVR
- a CDS encoding DUF5011 domain-containing protein, giving the protein MVNFITKRVVLSMVVLISSVPFLFGQALNGNYVIGTGGNYATVAAAVTALNSNGVSGPVVFNIKNGTYTGRITINQITGASATNTITFRGESRTGTILTYSGSSGTDRATVVLNGTDYIRFKNLTIQSTGATYAMAVWAYNTANYNIFDSCNMIVPISTSSSYTIVFHACNSESGTTTGNSANYTTVSNCLLSGGYYGSVFYGSGTTSWCYGNIIRNCTYTNQYYSAMYNYYQSDMQILYNRISGFGYASAYGVFHYYNTKSTIHGNILTRAGSYGFYMYYENNYATSNTSYFLNNMISDFQQTATNVGVYAYYNRNVYYYHNSIAVNGSTGNSYSASAMYFYYPYSCTIKNNILSSSYPNGNMLLSLYYSQSSYPSTVDYNDYYAPNHSSSAYRFYGYTTYYTTLTNWKTFTNGINSNHDVNSWEDVNPGFYSVSDLHIAPTTIMTAPVVLPTAYNFDVDGEARPSSGTTMIGADLVPSVDVDITSLSPAIIVLGNNDVKIQVQNRGLSTVPANSTLTFRYRVDGGSWNSENYTLTSDFKTGNTISSTFSTKWNVTVDKGYRLTAEIYPQYTGDVDAVDSVTQIVYVGMGGNYTINPTGSGSTNFTSFTNAVNALIARGVAAPVIFNVAKATFNERVVIPSILGASATNTISFLGAGVDSTILVSTGSSTSDWITLLLNGADYLYFRDMTIRNLGSSYGIAVFLTNAADYNTFKNVKMTVPISTSSSNAVLVASGSTTSVGSSGNTANYNWFDSCVMSGGYYGIRFYGSGSTSLVYGNKFTNNWVKDVYYYAWYMYYCGKSLYRFNKTSNWNTAGNPNYAMMIYYGRGDVIDGNQVYGAGIYGMYVYYQNYYYQTDTSWIVNNMLGNFGYSYNYGLNLYYGYNVNVYHNTIHINHTYTSSTSYAAAYLYNDYYCNVKNNIFMSTSTGGPVIYLNSGSWANNSIDYNDYWVPNHTNFVYWGGTIYTSFNAWKTGVPTQNANSWNLNPYLVSASDLHLSTSSPIMLAPAINIPYDYLSHDVDNEARPTSGNTFISADMPPPMTFDSIAVYAINHPTVFHGQNNAKMIRARIHFKGFAQPLSLTEMYFSTTGCTDVKDLAAIHFYSQDGTPLPAAYLLDSKNKPSGKITLTFPTNTTVADIQSVYVSYDIDRFATAGNKVAVTFDSAVVDGIMRYTSNNSAGYATIVHPSNFDGYCDVIRTNNGNYAIGIKRLRFSTIDNFTGILAAGNPPNNSAVQFYPSVIPTLYKKKTYTYYINHGELNAQSVNIYFDLNNDAYFSPSELVKSHLNKAEASVTFDSITITCDVPSGYHRVRLSADYGAYSPQGCGTTTYGEVEDYLLYIADDEKPVASFTHPDTAYVYGLVQFQPSTHNDGDIIYLWDFNSDNTIDDTTTKTAQYVFTSTGTKAITLKAVLRGCTDTLISNPVVSTIQVVNPVGLPKVNFLTNLNTVTPGMAVKFFDLTTNGPYIWKYTITPDTVLGVPAFTFYPSNNVREPQVVFHQPGLYTVKLVATNVNGSDSIIKTDYIEVVKELKVCVDQMSTLKTGYLLDEGGRNNYTNPPFNGNERTCGFLIYPKCAATITFDFIDFDVNSMIIGTCTNLPPDGLRIYDGFDNKGIPLHKQFTNSNGDTLYPFGFTNGQGNVNQGLPPSVMAKSGAMYVEWYVNCGAVNQGFEAKWSTTLINSTKPTADFKMPDTAYVDQEVFFTNTSSGYQLEYEWDLDGDGWGDTFVMNPSYTYTSPQVVNIRLIVNSCDLYDTIIKKLTILMPSAKPVVNFEADYTKVTEKDEVTLFDKSDKTVHTWNWIITPNTYTLIEGNLQTKNLKLRFDNTGKYTVKLIATNAKGTDSLTKTDYITVYEPCEPLVAMLNSDIGISLVELKNVKGTTLFSQSSDIGKKAYTDYTNLHKVHVAKGGKYMMTIARNTNFNNQTTSVFLDLNQNGSFNDAGEEVYVITNSSSTSWTFDLPIKNNYPEGLVRMRIAANAGQLPNKGCGPNVSGEFEDYLLIITKDYNKPVITLKGGNKITMNACDNYSEPGYEAWDEETGDISKDVVVTGVINSTVAGTYYKKYNVMDPAGNKADEVIRVVEVLADIINPKAVLKGKNPDSVEVYTVYTDMGYTPTDNCSGVKSHNRVDLVNTNIVGWQKILYIVEDNAGNKDTTIRDVYVYDKNAPTIALLGKDTMEVEVNSTFNDPGTQYSDDYDTKLQVVVSGKLDLTKLGTYIRSYCVTDSSGNGPVCVDRIIKVVDKTKPVITLKGNKTMTIDVFTPFTDPGFDVTDNYYSYAKGEIVVYVTGEVNITKLGSYVIKYKAVDASGNISVEETRTVNVVDRVAPQIELKGSSTVFVERWQPYTDAGVKVSDNYYLPSELTIEDNQNGSYPGHTLEQGIFTYSYKVCDPSGNCSGEIYRTIYVTPSTSSISDKFDISDIKLYPNPAISNITVSVNLPQFTNVNMGIYNTLGEKVMEVFNGSVINFSETIDISSLSSGMYYFRVGSDEWETINIKFAVTR